One genomic segment of Humidesulfovibrio mexicanus includes these proteins:
- a CDS encoding DUF3783 domain-containing protein has product MSGQGFSKIGQSDKKRLYGPRALLVCGYAASEQDRLLDMLERFRLEDISVVFATGAEADTLVRQVLERPSGHGRGEDSPLPRAVVLSGITEKELSTIMAAWRHLGLPRQNWATLTPSSESWPLMDLLAELDAERIALNRPR; this is encoded by the coding sequence ATGTCTGGGCAGGGATTCTCAAAAATAGGGCAAAGCGACAAAAAGCGCCTCTACGGCCCACGGGCATTGCTGGTGTGCGGCTATGCCGCCTCCGAGCAGGACCGCCTCTTGGACATGCTGGAGCGCTTCCGACTTGAGGACATCTCCGTGGTGTTCGCCACCGGGGCTGAGGCCGATACGCTTGTGCGCCAAGTCCTCGAACGGCCTTCCGGGCACGGCCGGGGAGAGGACAGCCCCCTGCCCAGGGCGGTGGTGCTCTCCGGCATCACGGAAAAAGAGCTCTCCACAATCATGGCCGCCTGGAGGCACCTTGGCCTGCCCAGACAAAACTGGGCCACCCTCACCCCTTCCTCCGAAAGCTGGCCGCTGATGGATCTGTTGGCCGAACTCGACGCTGAACGCATTGCGCTCAACCGCCCACGCTGA
- a CDS encoding methyl-accepting chemotaxis protein, with product MKLGLRSKLLSPTIIAVIVSMALAGFFSAKTASDQLWNELENSSRLLAANLTSAAGSFAGNVRGAVLLQANSDRVRKALTDPTPEHIEDARKVLLDLRDYDESVQGVNVLDAKGEVVFGDDPKAKGNFADRGYFKKAIKGEANISEPVISRVTNKPVFMAAAPIKQGEKILGIIYARVDLAKFSENMVDPVKVGQSGYAYMVSDTGLVFSHPDKETILKVNISETDWGKQVMGKDSGTVSYNWEGVTRTSVFSRDKTTGWRAIISISSHDIEKATGSVRNSSLLFGVLGIALVCAAIVFILNKVLKDLDKSVGFAEAVAAGDLGQTLDMHRDDELGRLSDSLRKMVESLKGMISQAQDKTMEAERQTELARVATEEAQQAKAEAERAKREGMLHAAQQLEGIVEVVTSASTELSSQIEESSRGAENQAARVSETATAMEEMTATVLEVAKNAGEAAETAGSARTKAQSGAHIVSRVVTSMSDVQTQSNQLKDDMAKLGKQAEDIGRIMTVITDIADQTNLLALNAAIEAARAGDAGRGFAVVADEVRKLAEKTMQATKEVGEAIAVIQHSTRVNVENVDKSVRLIETTTGLAEESGAALAEIVSLVDAASDQVRSIATASEEQSSASEEINRSIEEVNIISSETSQAMGEAAKAVSELAEQSQMLQKLIAKLEQDGRG from the coding sequence ATGAAACTTGGACTTCGATCAAAACTGCTGTCCCCCACCATCATCGCGGTCATCGTCAGCATGGCCTTGGCCGGCTTCTTCTCCGCCAAGACTGCTTCGGACCAGCTCTGGAACGAACTTGAGAACTCCTCCAGGCTCCTGGCCGCCAATCTCACCAGCGCGGCGGGGTCGTTCGCGGGGAACGTGCGTGGGGCCGTGCTCCTGCAGGCCAACAGCGACCGCGTGCGAAAGGCGCTGACGGATCCCACGCCTGAACACATCGAGGATGCGCGCAAAGTGCTTTTGGACCTTCGCGACTACGATGAATCCGTGCAGGGGGTGAACGTCCTCGACGCCAAAGGTGAAGTGGTCTTCGGAGACGACCCCAAAGCCAAGGGCAATTTCGCAGACCGGGGCTACTTCAAGAAGGCCATCAAGGGCGAGGCCAACATCTCCGAGCCCGTCATCAGCCGCGTGACCAACAAACCGGTGTTCATGGCGGCCGCGCCCATCAAGCAGGGCGAAAAGATCCTGGGCATCATTTACGCCCGCGTAGACCTGGCCAAGTTCTCGGAGAACATGGTGGACCCGGTGAAGGTGGGCCAAAGCGGCTACGCCTACATGGTCAGCGACACGGGCCTGGTCTTCAGCCACCCGGACAAGGAGACCATCCTCAAGGTCAACATCTCCGAAACCGACTGGGGCAAGCAGGTTATGGGCAAGGATTCCGGGACGGTGAGCTACAATTGGGAAGGGGTGACCCGCACATCCGTCTTTTCGCGCGACAAGACGACCGGATGGCGGGCCATCATTTCCATCAGCTCGCACGACATTGAAAAGGCCACAGGCAGCGTACGCAATTCCAGCCTGCTCTTCGGCGTGCTGGGCATTGCGCTGGTATGCGCGGCCATCGTGTTCATCCTGAACAAGGTGCTCAAGGACCTGGACAAGAGCGTCGGCTTTGCCGAGGCCGTGGCCGCAGGCGACCTGGGCCAGACCCTGGACATGCACCGCGACGACGAGCTTGGCCGACTGTCCGATTCGTTGCGCAAGATGGTCGAAAGCCTCAAGGGCATGATCAGCCAGGCGCAGGACAAGACCATGGAGGCTGAACGACAGACAGAGCTTGCCAGAGTCGCCACGGAGGAGGCCCAGCAAGCCAAGGCCGAAGCGGAACGCGCCAAGCGCGAGGGGATGCTGCACGCCGCGCAGCAGCTTGAAGGCATTGTCGAGGTGGTCACCTCGGCCTCCACCGAACTGTCCTCGCAAATCGAGGAATCGAGCCGAGGCGCGGAGAACCAGGCCGCCAGGGTGAGCGAGACGGCCACCGCGATGGAGGAAATGACCGCCACTGTGCTTGAGGTGGCGAAAAACGCCGGAGAAGCGGCTGAAACAGCCGGCAGCGCCCGCACCAAGGCGCAAAGCGGGGCGCACATCGTCAGCCGGGTGGTCACAAGCATGAGCGATGTCCAGACCCAGTCCAACCAGCTCAAGGACGACATGGCCAAGCTGGGCAAGCAGGCCGAAGACATCGGCCGCATTATGACCGTCATTACCGACATCGCCGACCAGACCAACCTGCTTGCGTTGAACGCCGCCATCGAGGCGGCGCGCGCGGGCGACGCCGGACGCGGCTTCGCTGTGGTCGCCGACGAGGTGCGCAAGCTCGCGGAAAAGACCATGCAGGCCACCAAGGAAGTGGGCGAGGCAATCGCGGTCATCCAGCACAGCACGCGCGTCAACGTGGAGAACGTGGACAAGAGCGTGCGCCTCATCGAAACGACCACCGGCCTTGCCGAGGAGTCGGGAGCGGCACTGGCGGAAATCGTAAGCCTCGTGGACGCGGCCTCGGACCAGGTGCGTTCCATCGCCACGGCAAGCGAGGAACAGTCTTCCGCCAGCGAGGAAATCAACCGCTCCATCGAGGAGGTGAACATCATCTCCTCCGAGACCTCACAGGCCATGGGAGAGGCGGCCAAGGCCGTCAGCGAACTGGCCGAACAGTCCCAGATGCTCCAAAAGCTCATCGCCAAGCTGGAGCAGGACGGACGCGGCTAG
- a CDS encoding BMP family ABC transporter substrate-binding protein has product MRVVLLLARLAVCVVLCAPALAQGQGANPGAPTKVAFALLGEVDDQGWTAAHAKAIEQLRREMGQEVEVSLAENVVDTAQAKAVFRRFARQGNQLIFGTTFQHMDAINAVAAEFPGVVFMHCSGVKTRPNLGVYMARIEQGEYLAGYLAGLMGYRNVGTVATQPIPEVVRGINAFTLGLSRGLREAGVKHDADRLNTVVWLKSWRNADGEARLARELVASGVELVRQMADTPDSARTACSLGTPAIGYGTDAASHGADCALTSTTFEWGPLYVDIVRRVRAGTWKSGDLFVGFESGAVGLAPFGKAVPEKIAAKVCAEKDRMARGKDMSFAGPVSDQAGRVRIAAGGRASDQELLTMRWFVRGVRGALPD; this is encoded by the coding sequence ATGCGTGTGGTCCTTTTGCTTGCCCGGTTGGCTGTGTGTGTCGTGCTGTGCGCTCCTGCGCTGGCCCAGGGGCAAGGGGCTAACCCCGGAGCGCCCACCAAGGTCGCCTTTGCGCTTTTGGGCGAGGTTGACGACCAGGGCTGGACCGCCGCCCACGCCAAGGCCATTGAGCAGCTCAGGCGCGAAATGGGACAGGAGGTGGAGGTCTCCCTTGCCGAAAACGTTGTGGACACCGCACAGGCGAAGGCGGTGTTCAGGCGGTTCGCGCGACAGGGCAACCAGCTGATCTTCGGCACGACGTTCCAGCACATGGATGCCATCAATGCCGTCGCAGCCGAGTTTCCCGGCGTTGTGTTCATGCACTGCAGCGGAGTCAAGACGCGCCCCAACCTTGGGGTCTACATGGCGCGCATCGAACAGGGCGAATACCTTGCTGGGTATCTGGCCGGGCTTATGGGGTACCGCAACGTGGGCACAGTGGCCACGCAGCCCATCCCCGAGGTCGTGCGCGGCATCAACGCCTTCACCTTGGGATTGTCCCGCGGCCTGCGCGAAGCAGGCGTCAAGCACGATGCGGACAGGTTGAACACCGTGGTCTGGCTCAAGTCCTGGCGCAATGCCGACGGCGAGGCGCGTCTGGCCCGCGAACTGGTCGCCTCCGGCGTGGAGCTGGTGCGCCAGATGGCGGATACGCCAGACTCCGCCCGGACCGCCTGTTCCCTCGGCACGCCAGCCATCGGCTACGGCACGGATGCCGCAAGCCATGGCGCCGACTGCGCGCTCACCTCCACCACCTTCGAGTGGGGGCCGCTGTATGTGGATATTGTGCGCCGTGTGCGCGCCGGAACGTGGAAAAGCGGCGACCTGTTCGTCGGCTTCGAGTCTGGAGCCGTGGGGCTGGCTCCTTTTGGCAAGGCAGTGCCAGAAAAAATCGCCGCGAAGGTGTGCGCCGAGAAGGACCGCATGGCGCGGGGCAAGGACATGAGTTTCGCAGGCCCCGTATCCGACCAGGCCGGGAGGGTGCGCATAGCCGCCGGGGGCAGGGCGTCCGACCAGGAACTGCTGACCATGCGTTGGTTTGTGCGCGGGGTGCGGGGGGCTTTGCCTGATTAG
- a CDS encoding purine-nucleoside phosphorylase, translating into MWLHHAAEGGADVNHQDAVTSISRLIREKLGNIQAGTLGLILGSGLGPVAEAIAHRLDIPYADIPGMPLSGVAGHDGFLRSGLLAGRPVLALCGRVHLYEGKTPAEVCLPVRALAQLGVRTLVLTNAAGALNPLFSAGGLMLITDHINMTGQNPLTGPNNGAFGPRFPDMGRAWCPGLLALARRKAARLGLLVERGVYVQVPGPSLETPAETRAYRRLGADAIGMSTVMEAIAARHMGVRLLGVSCLTNKNSPDCMEEISHEAVLATAARASEQLVRLLEALAASPELDTEYGKA; encoded by the coding sequence ATGTGGCTGCATCACGCGGCCGAGGGGGGCGCAGACGTGAATCACCAGGATGCCGTCACAAGCATTAGCCGACTCATACGCGAGAAGCTAGGGAATATTCAAGCCGGAACATTGGGTCTGATCCTTGGATCAGGCCTTGGCCCGGTGGCCGAGGCCATTGCGCACCGCCTGGACATTCCCTACGCCGACATTCCCGGAATGCCCCTTTCCGGCGTTGCAGGGCATGACGGTTTTCTGCGCTCGGGCCTGCTGGCCGGGCGGCCCGTGCTGGCGCTGTGCGGCCGCGTGCACCTGTACGAGGGCAAGACCCCAGCCGAGGTGTGCCTGCCCGTGCGCGCCCTGGCCCAGCTTGGCGTGCGCACCCTGGTGCTGACCAACGCCGCCGGAGCCTTGAACCCGCTGTTTTCTGCTGGCGGTCTCATGCTGATCACCGACCACATCAACATGACCGGCCAAAATCCCCTCACCGGGCCGAATAATGGCGCCTTTGGACCGCGCTTTCCGGACATGGGCCGCGCCTGGTGTCCAGGCCTGCTCGCCCTCGCCCGGCGCAAGGCCGCGCGTCTCGGCTTGCTGGTCGAACGCGGCGTCTACGTCCAGGTTCCCGGTCCCAGTCTGGAGACGCCCGCCGAGACAAGGGCTTATCGGCGGCTTGGCGCCGATGCCATAGGGATGAGCACGGTAATGGAGGCCATCGCCGCGCGGCACATGGGGGTCAGACTGCTTGGCGTCAGCTGCCTGACCAACAAGAATTCGCCGGACTGCATGGAGGAAATCAGCCACGAGGCCGTGCTGGCCACGGCCGCGCGCGCATCGGAGCAGCTTGTCCGGCTGCTGGAAGCCCTTGCAGCCAGCCCGGAACTGGACACGGAATACGGCAAGGCGTAA
- a CDS encoding motility protein A, protein MDFATLLGLLSGMALVVSAIVMGGDVNIFIDVPSLMIVFGGTFGTIFVAFPFEEVRQALKAGFTAFSSRKVQVREVVNIMVKIAEISRREGLIALENVKTENMVLKKACQLIADNADPALIRTTLAIEITSMKRRHKVGEEVFKRLGSLAPSFGMLGTLIGLVQMLANLNDPKAIGPAMAVAIITTFYGSTLATVIFLPIATKLKARTLQEELHLEVIFEGAKSILENNNPMLVYEKLSSFLAPKERK, encoded by the coding sequence ATGGATTTCGCTACACTGCTAGGACTCTTGTCGGGCATGGCCCTGGTGGTCTCCGCCATCGTCATGGGCGGAGATGTCAACATCTTTATCGATGTTCCCTCATTGATGATCGTCTTCGGCGGCACCTTCGGCACCATTTTCGTGGCCTTCCCGTTCGAGGAAGTGCGCCAAGCCCTGAAGGCGGGGTTCACGGCCTTCTCCTCCCGCAAGGTCCAGGTGCGCGAAGTTGTCAACATCATGGTCAAAATCGCGGAAATCAGCCGTCGCGAAGGCCTTATCGCCCTTGAAAACGTCAAAACGGAAAACATGGTGCTCAAGAAGGCCTGTCAGCTCATCGCCGACAACGCCGACCCAGCCCTCATCCGCACCACCCTGGCCATCGAAATCACGTCCATGAAGCGCCGCCACAAGGTCGGCGAGGAAGTGTTCAAACGGTTGGGAAGCTTGGCGCCTTCCTTCGGAATGCTTGGAACGCTCATCGGCCTGGTGCAAATGCTGGCCAATCTGAACGATCCCAAAGCCATCGGCCCGGCAATGGCCGTGGCCATCATCACCACCTTCTATGGCTCCACCCTGGCAACGGTCATCTTCCTGCCCATCGCCACAAAACTCAAGGCCAGAACATTGCAAGAGGAACTGCACCTGGAGGTCATCTTCGAGGGCGCAAAATCCATCCTGGAAAACAACAATCCCATGCTCGTATACGAGAAGCTCTCGTCCTTCCTGGCTCCGAAAGAGAGGAAATAG
- a CDS encoding OmpA/MotB family protein → MSEDYEREEEEEQSDSAEWLITFSDLTMLLLVFFIMLYAMSTPDPTKVTNALQAVTQALSGKESKLATSTISREEAGVLLDQVLLNKQIQIAQQKVFSDVKYLQTKKGLEGLVGANFEDGVITIRAPGDVLFASGDVTLTPKGREVIEALKDFFAQHPDQTINIRGYTDDRLPMAGSRFRDNWEVSSLRAVNVLRVLMEMGIEPKRLTSTGLADINPLFPNTTDEYRAQNRRVEFVLEKRVTGK, encoded by the coding sequence ATGAGCGAAGACTACGAACGCGAAGAAGAAGAGGAGCAGTCCGATTCCGCAGAATGGTTGATAACCTTCTCGGACCTGACCATGCTGCTTCTGGTCTTCTTCATCATGCTCTACGCCATGAGCACGCCGGACCCCACGAAGGTCACCAACGCCTTGCAGGCCGTGACCCAGGCCTTGAGCGGCAAGGAAAGCAAGCTCGCCACCAGCACCATCAGCCGCGAGGAAGCAGGGGTGCTGCTTGATCAGGTGCTGCTGAACAAACAGATACAAATCGCCCAGCAAAAGGTCTTTTCCGACGTAAAATACCTGCAGACGAAAAAAGGCCTGGAGGGACTGGTGGGCGCCAATTTCGAAGACGGCGTCATCACCATCCGCGCCCCAGGAGACGTGCTCTTCGCCTCCGGCGACGTGACTCTTACGCCCAAGGGCCGCGAGGTCATCGAGGCGTTGAAGGACTTCTTCGCCCAGCATCCGGACCAGACCATCAACATCCGCGGCTACACAGACGACCGACTGCCCATGGCCGGCTCACGCTTCCGCGACAACTGGGAGGTCTCCAGCCTGCGGGCGGTGAACGTGCTGCGCGTGCTCATGGAGATGGGAATCGAGCCCAAACGCCTCACTTCAACGGGGCTGGCCGACATCAACCCGCTATTCCCCAATACGACGGACGAATACCGCGCGCAAAACCGCAGGGTCGAATTCGTGCTGGAGAAGCGCGTGACGGGAAAATAG
- a CDS encoding PilZ domain-containing protein, translated as MDFDIKMDGDDKLRQAFRTRVPGLDVRVVTQNGPREFPVSDISASGFAFSDSPRGYSPGMVLSFDLLLSKRLFLGDLKAKVMRIIGEKGIIGCTFMEMERRQEIKLDKLVLEVQKRLIELRKAKREAGG; from the coding sequence ATGGACTTTGACATCAAGATGGACGGCGACGACAAGCTCAGGCAGGCCTTCCGCACCCGCGTTCCCGGGCTGGATGTCCGCGTGGTGACCCAAAACGGCCCGCGGGAATTCCCCGTAAGCGACATCAGCGCCTCCGGGTTCGCCTTCAGCGACTCCCCCCGCGGCTACAGCCCGGGCATGGTGCTTTCCTTCGACCTGCTGCTGTCCAAGCGCCTGTTTCTGGGCGACCTCAAGGCCAAGGTCATGCGCATCATCGGGGAGAAAGGCATCATCGGCTGCACATTCATGGAAATGGAACGCAGGCAGGAAATCAAGCTCGACAAGCTTGTGCTTGAGGTCCAGAAGCGGCTCATCGAACTGCGCAAGGCCAAGCGCGAAGCGGGCGGCTAG
- a CDS encoding acetyl-CoA carboxylase biotin carboxylase subunit family protein produces MPQHRILIANRGEIAMRIMLACERLGHEFICVHTQPDAASGHVQLARERGGPKCLVRIRSYQDASELFAVADAFGATAVHPGYGFFAEDFRFARRAVKRDRPLIFIGPSWEVIRDLGDKINTKRIARTLGVPTIPGSDRPIFDEMEAAEMAEAIFAFQADQGIAEGCVLVKASAGGGGMGIEEVYDLDAFRAAYRRIRNYAKRNLSDEGVLIEQRIFDFNHLEVQVAAERGGKNAVHFGTRNCSVQSLGRQKRIEVAPGFDPSSLSYAFDAAAVLASITEHSVRMAKTVGYDNVGTWEWIVTPRGDPFLMEVNTRIQVENGVSGVVSRIHGRPETVSGVDIISEQIRLGLGDPLGYDQQDVRLEGVGIEYRIIAEDPADRFTPCLGRIERFTWTAAPWLAVHTQAPTAATGEPYDIPMDFDPNLALAIVWGKDLAQARARGEEFLAGLDLAGTDTAGAPLRTNIEFLRARTQTILHF; encoded by the coding sequence GTGCCGCAACACCGCATCCTCATCGCCAACCGGGGCGAGATCGCCATGCGCATCATGCTGGCGTGCGAACGCCTCGGGCACGAGTTTATTTGCGTGCATACCCAGCCCGACGCCGCCAGCGGCCATGTGCAGCTGGCGCGCGAACGCGGTGGGCCGAAATGCCTCGTCCGCATCCGCTCCTACCAGGACGCCAGCGAGTTGTTCGCCGTTGCGGACGCCTTTGGGGCCACGGCCGTCCATCCCGGCTACGGTTTCTTCGCCGAGGACTTCCGCTTTGCGCGCAGGGCGGTGAAACGCGACCGCCCGCTCATCTTCATCGGTCCGTCCTGGGAGGTCATCCGCGACCTGGGTGACAAGATCAACACCAAACGCATCGCCCGCACCCTTGGCGTGCCCACCATCCCCGGCTCGGACCGACCCATTTTCGACGAGATGGAGGCAGCGGAAATGGCCGAGGCCATCTTCGCCTTCCAGGCCGACCAGGGCATTGCCGAAGGCTGCGTGCTGGTGAAGGCCAGCGCCGGGGGCGGCGGCATGGGCATTGAGGAAGTCTACGACCTGGACGCCTTCCGCGCGGCCTATCGGCGCATCCGCAACTACGCCAAGCGCAACCTGTCGGATGAAGGCGTGCTCATCGAACAACGCATCTTCGACTTCAACCACCTGGAAGTGCAGGTGGCGGCCGAGCGCGGCGGCAAGAACGCCGTGCACTTCGGCACCCGCAACTGTTCGGTGCAGAGCCTGGGACGACAAAAACGCATCGAGGTGGCGCCCGGCTTCGACCCCTCTAGTCTCTCCTATGCCTTCGACGCCGCCGCCGTGCTCGCTTCCATCACGGAGCACTCGGTCAGAATGGCCAAGACCGTGGGGTACGACAACGTGGGCACCTGGGAATGGATCGTCACCCCCAGGGGCGACCCATTCCTCATGGAGGTCAACACCCGCATCCAGGTGGAAAACGGCGTGTCCGGAGTGGTTTCCCGGATCCACGGCCGTCCGGAAACGGTCAGCGGCGTGGACATCATCTCCGAACAGATACGCCTGGGCCTGGGCGATCCGCTGGGCTACGACCAGCAGGACGTGCGCCTGGAGGGCGTGGGCATCGAATACCGCATCATCGCCGAGGATCCTGCCGACCGCTTCACCCCGTGCCTTGGGCGCATCGAACGCTTCACGTGGACAGCGGCGCCCTGGCTCGCGGTGCATACCCAGGCGCCCACGGCCGCCACCGGCGAGCCCTACGACATCCCCATGGATTTCGACCCCAATCTGGCGCTGGCCATAGTGTGGGGGAAGGATCTGGCCCAGGCGCGCGCACGCGGAGAGGAGTTCCTTGCCGGGCTGGACCTCGCCGGGACGGACACGGCTGGCGCTCCTCTGCGCACCAACATCGAGTTCCTGCGCGCCCGCACGCAGACCATCCTCCACTTCTAG